One part of the Silene latifolia isolate original U9 population unplaced genomic scaffold, ASM4854445v1 scaffold_392, whole genome shotgun sequence genome encodes these proteins:
- the LOC141639438 gene encoding uncharacterized protein LOC141639438 gives MKTKNLDNLERSRIIQVLLEKSINGKPKYGAMSEVASQFGVCRKTITDIWNEGNRQRQAGQRTTQQEVADGMGVSQSTINRWVAEDHINSHTNAIKPGLKDANKLDRLIYCLQHLQYDQVSKKFTFKDQSNVVHMDEKWFFITKPSQRFYVGKREKRPHKTCQSKRFITKVMFMCAVSRPKYGPNKEVICDGKLGLWPFVMEVPAKRKSKNRCAGTMETKCIESINKQVTKEMVINKVLPAIKAKWPSNYSKNIMIQQDNARPHITNKDADFKRAATEDGWNIEFSYQPPNSPDLNACMLEIMQLKGGNDYPVPHMHKSKLAAAGILPEYLDADVELVKECIRYVENLGHGSSISDLVNAINNAGSSSGSATDQAGSSNDPTGDIKPVGNITDQHGSNVLMA, from the exons ATGAAAACAAAGAATCTTGACAACTTAGAAAGATCAAGAATTATTCAAGTCTTACTAGAAAAATCAATAAATGGAAAACCCAAGTATGGTGCAATGTCAGAAGTGGCATCTCAGTTTGGGGTTTGCAGGAAGACAATCACAGACATATGGAATGAAGGAAATAGACAAAGACAAGCAGGACAA AGGACAACTCAACAAGAAGTTGCAGATGGGATGGGGGTGAGTCAATCCACAATTAACAGATGGGTGGCAGAAGACCATATCAACTCTCACACAAATGCAATAAAGCCAGGTTTGAAAGATGCCAATAAGCTTGATAGATTAATTTATTGCCTTCAACATTTACAATATGATCAAGTGTCCAAAAAATTTACTTTTAAGGATCAAAGTAATGTTGTTCATATGGATGAAAAATGGTTTTTTATAACCAAACCTAGTCAAAGGTTTTATGTGGGTAAAAGGGAAAAAAGACCTCATAAAACATGCCAATCCAAAAGATTCATTACTAAAGTTATGTTCATGTGTGCTGTTTCAAGACCCAAATATGGTCCTAATAAGGAAGTAATCTGTGATGGGAAGTTGGGTTTATGGCCATTTGTAATGGAGGTTCCAGCCAAGAGGAAATCCAAAAATAGATGTGCAGGGACAATGGAAACTAAATGTATTGAGTCAATTAATAAACAGGTCACAAAAGAAATGGTGATCAACAAGGTGCTGCCAGCCATAAAAGCTAAATGGCCATCAAATTACAGTAAAAACATCATGATACAACAGGACAATGCCAGACCACATATTACCAACAAGGATGCAGATTTCAAAAGGGCGGCAACTGAAGATGGGTGGAATATTGAATTCAGTTATCAACCACCAAATTCTCCAGATTTAAAT GCATGCATGTTAGAAATAATGCAACTAAAAGGTGGGAATGATTATCCAGTTCCTCATATGCACAAGTCTAAATTGGCAGCAGCTGGTATACTACCTGAGTATTTGGATGCTGATGTGGAACTAGTTAAGGAGTGCATAAGATATGTAGAAAATCTGGGGCATGGTAGTTCTATCAGTGATTTAGTCAATGCAATTAACAATGCAGGTAGCAGTTCAGGAAGTGCTACTGATCAAGCTGGTAGCAGTAATGATCCAACAGGTGACATTAAACCTGTTGGTAACATTACTGACCAACATGGTAGTAATGTACTAATGGCATAA